A region of Pseudomonas marginalis DNA encodes the following proteins:
- a CDS encoding GAF domain-containing protein, whose product MLPSCTAAHALLSADERAAIAEIEATTSILQLVTRLTGMRFAGIAKFTDLEWIVCSAHDPFDMGIHADDVLDLETTLCSEFCINPQTLFIPQVSANGRFAARPVVKQYAIESYAGAPIFLPDGRLFGALCALDSRAMLFDDPNLPETLSLFARLIGCIFYANLTPADR is encoded by the coding sequence ATGCTTCCAAGCTGCACCGCCGCACACGCGTTACTCAGCGCCGACGAACGCGCTGCCATCGCCGAAATCGAAGCCACCACCAGCATCCTGCAATTGGTCACCCGCCTGACGGGCATGCGCTTTGCCGGCATCGCCAAGTTCACTGACCTGGAATGGATTGTCTGTTCAGCGCACGACCCCTTCGACATGGGCATTCATGCCGATGACGTGCTCGACCTGGAAACCACCCTGTGCAGCGAGTTCTGCATCAACCCGCAGACCCTGTTCATCCCGCAGGTCAGCGCCAATGGCCGCTTTGCCGCACGCCCGGTGGTCAAGCAATACGCCATCGAGAGCTATGCCGGCGCGCCGATCTTCCTCCCGGATGGCCGGCTGTTCGGTGCACTGTGTGCGCTGGATTCCCGGGCGATGCTGTTTGACGACCCCAACCTGCCGGAAACCCTCAGCCTGTTTGCGCGGCTGATCGGCTGCATCTTCTACGCTAACTTGACGCCAGCGGATCGCTGA
- a CDS encoding AraC family transcriptional regulator: protein MKINQTPLDVLVRVIGSRVCVPGDYPTAIPGLGFYRREQPATPVVCMVEPSIVLVAQGEKRLWVGGEGYPYDTARFLLTSLDIPANSEVLVASPTRPCLGLTFKLDLRILAELIAQGELPPTRERAVMKGVGIGVVTGAMLASFARLVELLDEPEAIPVLAPLIQREIHFRLLQSDQAGRLRQICSVDGQGYRIARAIDWLKLNYDVPLRVDELAARVQMSAATFHHHFRQLTAMSPLQYQKWLRLNEARRLMLNEHRDVSSAAFKVGYESPSQFSREYSRLFGVPPKRDMAVLRGKAAVSDPLASS, encoded by the coding sequence ATGAAGATCAATCAAACGCCCCTGGACGTGCTGGTCCGCGTGATCGGCTCAAGGGTCTGCGTACCCGGCGACTACCCCACGGCCATCCCCGGCCTGGGCTTTTATCGGCGTGAGCAGCCCGCGACACCCGTGGTGTGCATGGTCGAGCCGAGCATCGTGCTGGTTGCCCAGGGTGAGAAGCGGCTGTGGGTCGGCGGCGAGGGGTACCCGTATGACACGGCACGATTTCTGCTCACGTCGCTGGATATACCGGCCAACTCCGAAGTGCTGGTCGCCAGCCCGACCCGCCCGTGCCTGGGCCTGACCTTCAAGCTCGACCTGCGCATCCTGGCCGAGCTGATCGCCCAGGGGGAGTTGCCGCCAACGCGTGAGCGGGCGGTGATGAAAGGCGTGGGGATTGGTGTGGTGACCGGCGCCATGCTTGCCTCCTTTGCGCGCCTGGTTGAATTGCTTGATGAGCCCGAAGCGATACCGGTGCTCGCGCCCTTGATCCAGCGCGAGATTCACTTCCGGCTATTGCAGAGCGACCAGGCCGGCCGACTGCGCCAGATCTGTTCCGTGGACGGGCAGGGTTATCGGATTGCGCGGGCGATCGATTGGCTCAAGCTCAATTACGACGTGCCGCTGCGCGTGGACGAACTGGCCGCGCGCGTGCAGATGAGCGCGGCGACGTTTCACCATCACTTTCGCCAACTGACGGCCATGAGCCCGCTGCAGTATCAGAAATGGCTGCGCCTCAACGAAGCGCGGCGTTTGATGTTGAACGAGCATCGGGACGTATCCAGCGCGGCGTTCAAGGTCGGCTATGAAAGCCCGTCGCAGTTCAGCCGCGAGTACAGCCGGCTGTTTGGTGTGCCGCCCAAGCGCGATATGGCCGTGCTGCGCGGCAAAGCGGCGGTCAGCGATCCGCTGGCGTCAAGTTAG
- a CDS encoding alpha/beta hydrolase: MKSLLLTLSLLVISFSSLGADMSNGANNFYTSDKVSVEKVTFNNQYGMPVAGNLFVPKQLAPASKNAALIVGHPMGAVKEQSANLYATKMAEQGFVTLSLDLSFWGESAGTPRNAVLPDLYAEDFSAAVDFLGTRPLVDRERIGVIGICGSGSFAIAAAKIDPRLKAIATVSMYDMGAANRNGLKHGMTAEQRRQVLVQAANQRYVEFQGGETLYTSGTPLKRSGNPIGDEFFDFYRTPRGEVTPAGASPQTTTMPTLTSNVKFMNFYPFNDIETISPRPLLLIAGADAHSREFSEDAYHRAAEPKELVIIPNAGHVDLYDRVNLIPFAKLTSFFKSHLK; encoded by the coding sequence ATGAAAAGCCTCTTGCTCACCCTGAGTCTGCTGGTGATTTCGTTCTCTTCTCTGGGAGCCGACATGTCCAACGGTGCAAACAACTTCTACACAAGCGACAAGGTGTCCGTCGAAAAAGTCACCTTCAACAATCAATACGGCATGCCGGTGGCGGGCAACCTGTTCGTGCCCAAACAGCTCGCCCCGGCCTCGAAAAATGCCGCGCTGATCGTCGGCCACCCGATGGGCGCCGTCAAGGAACAGAGCGCCAACCTCTACGCCACCAAAATGGCCGAACAGGGCTTTGTCACCTTGTCGCTGGACCTGTCGTTCTGGGGCGAAAGCGCAGGCACACCACGCAATGCGGTGCTGCCCGACCTCTACGCCGAAGACTTCAGCGCCGCCGTGGACTTCCTCGGTACCCGGCCGCTGGTCGATCGTGAGCGCATCGGCGTAATCGGCATCTGCGGCAGCGGCAGCTTTGCCATCGCGGCGGCAAAGATCGACCCACGCCTCAAGGCCATTGCCACGGTCAGCATGTACGACATGGGCGCCGCCAACCGCAACGGCCTCAAGCACGGCATGACAGCGGAACAACGCCGGCAGGTGCTGGTGCAGGCGGCCAACCAGCGTTACGTGGAATTCCAGGGCGGCGAGACCCTCTACACCAGCGGCACGCCGCTCAAGCGGAGCGGCAACCCGATTGGCGATGAGTTTTTCGATTTCTACCGCACACCGCGCGGTGAAGTCACACCGGCCGGCGCGTCGCCGCAGACCACCACCATGCCGACGCTGACCAGCAACGTGAAGTTCATGAACTTCTATCCGTTCAACGATATCGAGACCATTTCCCCTCGCCCGTTGCTGTTGATTGCCGGTGCCGATGCCCACTCCCGCGAGTTCAGCGAAGACGCCTACCACCGTGCCGCCGAGCCCAAGGAGCTGGTGATCATCCCCAACGCCGGCCATGTGGACCTCTACGACCGGGTCAACCTGATCCCCTTCGCCAAGCTCACCAGCTTCTTCAAAAGTCACTTGAAGTGA
- a CDS encoding MFS transporter — MISINPHTPRWGAVFALSLAAFALVASEFMPVSLLTPLAAGLGISQGQAGQGISVSGLFALLTSLVIARVAARVDRKRLLVALTLLMIVSGSVVAFAPNYLIFMLGRALIGVAIGGFWSLSAATAMRLVPEGQVPRALAIVNGGNALATVIAAPLGSFLGGLIGWRGAFFCVVPVAVVAVLWLLLSLPSITPRSQADNGNLLRLIKRAPVALGMLAISVFFMGQFMLFTYLRPFLEGVTQVGVSLLSLMLLVLGLAGLAGTLLIERVLKNSLYPTLIAIPVLMAVIALALVAFGSSTVITGALLCVWGLVATAAPVGWWTWLAKTLPEDAEAGGGLMVAIIQLAIAAGATLGGVVFDLSGYQATFALSAALLCMAAILAWAASTATAFR, encoded by the coding sequence GTGATCTCGATAAACCCTCACACGCCCCGCTGGGGCGCAGTCTTCGCCCTGTCCCTGGCAGCCTTTGCCCTGGTGGCCTCGGAGTTCATGCCGGTGAGCCTGTTGACCCCGCTGGCCGCCGGCCTGGGCATCAGCCAAGGCCAGGCCGGCCAGGGTATTTCGGTGTCAGGCCTGTTTGCCTTGCTCACCAGCCTGGTGATCGCCCGAGTGGCGGCGCGCGTGGATCGCAAGCGCCTGCTGGTCGCGCTGACCTTGCTGATGATCGTGTCCGGCAGCGTGGTAGCGTTCGCGCCGAACTACCTGATCTTCATGCTCGGCCGCGCCCTGATCGGCGTTGCCATCGGCGGTTTCTGGTCGCTGTCGGCAGCCACCGCCATGCGCCTGGTGCCCGAGGGCCAGGTGCCGCGCGCCTTGGCTATCGTCAATGGCGGTAACGCACTGGCAACCGTGATCGCGGCACCGCTGGGCAGTTTCCTCGGTGGTTTGATCGGCTGGCGTGGCGCGTTTTTCTGCGTGGTGCCGGTGGCCGTGGTCGCGGTGCTGTGGCTGCTGCTGAGCCTGCCGTCGATCACGCCCCGCAGCCAGGCCGACAACGGCAACCTGTTGCGCTTGATCAAGCGCGCCCCGGTGGCCCTGGGCATGCTTGCCATCAGCGTGTTTTTCATGGGCCAGTTCATGCTGTTCACCTACCTGCGGCCGTTTCTGGAAGGTGTTACCCAGGTGGGTGTGTCTCTGCTGTCGTTGATGTTGCTGGTGCTCGGCCTGGCCGGATTGGCCGGCACACTGCTGATCGAGCGTGTCCTGAAGAACAGCCTGTACCCCACGCTGATCGCCATTCCCGTATTGATGGCGGTGATCGCCCTGGCATTGGTCGCATTCGGCAGCTCGACCGTTATCACCGGCGCGCTGCTCTGTGTGTGGGGCCTGGTAGCCACCGCCGCGCCGGTGGGCTGGTGGACCTGGCTGGCAAAAACCCTGCCTGAGGATGCCGAGGCAGGGGGCGGCTTGATGGTTGCCATCATCCAACTGGCAATCGCCGCCGGGGCAACGCTGGGCGGTGTGGTGTTTGACCTGTCGGGCTACCAGGCGACGTTTGCCTTGAGCGCGGCGCTACTGTGCATGGCGGCGATACTCGCCTGGGCCGCCAGTACGGCGACAGCGTTCCGGTGA
- a CDS encoding EAL domain-containing protein: MPNSLAPIVRKLSNRTSLSLARTSLFNFVALLALVFAAAAYSLVYLAHELDHSEQQESAFYTRKAVQSLEKSLRVTVKDYAFWSDAYKHLHMTVDSDWAYARGNVGATLYQDFGFQGLFVVDNNNRTVYSVIKGALQSVELSQWLDQPLTEIIEQARAGAENETPVTAFINVRGSPALVAAAAITPGTDPTVEPDGRPASVLIFVDVLNSAKLSAIGDDFGVGKLHVATPDDIGQTLVFPLGDNGAAGSLHWEPARPGLRLMSVGLPLLGLAALLVCLMTWVILRRATATALALDASHTSLLDSQAALATSEARFRDVVEASSDWVWEIDAGWRFTYLSERFESVTGLTRQAWLGAAMSDLLDTEADLLSQWLSTPGRRVDISVQCRYIDAQGQERTTRLSAREMPCGGFRGTATDVTEEVEARRRIEYLSQHDALTGLPNRTRLQAFLDGKLKALPGTERPLVMLSLDLDRFKPVNDLLGHAAGDRVLNQVSGRLAACVRHGDLVARVGGDEFVLILSDAGSQDEVESLCLRLIESIEQAIKIDEQEVFISASIGIALAPTDARDATELLRYADIALYEAKAAGRNTWRFYSGDMNTRIIERRRLESDLRFAIKHAELRLHFQPRYRIADGQMVGAEALVRWQHPVRGLIAPDTFIPIAEESGLILALSDWVLATACACAAQWPDTLFVSVNLSPTEFKRGNLVERVRHALDASGIDPARLEVEMTESVMLEDAVGALEVMRTLKQLGIRIAMDDFGTGYSSLSYLRAFPFDGLKIDRSFLTRLEESEDDKAIIQAIVGLGRALALTVTAEGIETAEHLAMLKSVACEEGQGYFLSRPLDIDAFNGLLDDYCADVSGKNDSGSCQTVS, translated from the coding sequence ATGCCGAACTCTCTCGCCCCCATTGTGCGCAAGCTCTCCAATCGCACCAGCCTGTCGCTGGCACGTACATCGCTGTTCAATTTCGTGGCGTTGCTGGCCCTGGTCTTTGCCGCCGCCGCCTACTCCCTGGTTTACCTTGCGCACGAACTGGATCACTCCGAACAGCAGGAAAGCGCGTTTTATACGCGTAAAGCCGTGCAATCCCTGGAGAAGTCCCTGCGGGTGACCGTCAAGGACTACGCCTTCTGGAGCGATGCCTACAAGCACCTGCACATGACCGTGGACAGCGACTGGGCCTACGCGCGCGGCAACGTCGGCGCCACGCTGTATCAGGACTTTGGTTTCCAAGGCCTGTTCGTGGTCGATAACAACAATCGCACGGTCTACTCGGTGATCAAGGGCGCGTTGCAAAGCGTCGAGCTCTCGCAGTGGCTCGACCAGCCCCTGACCGAAATTATCGAGCAGGCGCGTGCCGGGGCTGAAAACGAAACACCGGTCACGGCGTTCATCAATGTACGCGGCAGCCCGGCACTGGTGGCCGCCGCCGCGATCACGCCCGGCACCGATCCCACGGTAGAGCCCGATGGCCGGCCGGCCTCGGTATTGATCTTCGTCGACGTTCTCAACAGCGCCAAGCTGAGTGCGATCGGCGATGACTTCGGCGTGGGCAAGCTGCATGTGGCCACGCCCGATGACATCGGCCAGACCCTGGTTTTCCCCCTTGGCGATAACGGCGCCGCTGGCAGCCTGCATTGGGAACCAGCGCGACCCGGCCTGCGCTTGATGAGCGTAGGCTTGCCGCTGCTGGGGTTGGCCGCGCTGCTGGTGTGCCTGATGACCTGGGTCATTCTGCGTCGCGCCACCGCCACCGCCCTCGCCCTGGATGCCAGCCACACCTCCCTGCTGGACAGCCAGGCCGCCCTGGCCACCAGCGAGGCGCGCTTTCGCGACGTGGTGGAGGCCAGCTCGGACTGGGTCTGGGAAATCGATGCCGGCTGGCGTTTTACCTACCTGTCGGAGCGTTTCGAAAGCGTCACCGGCCTGACCCGGCAAGCCTGGCTCGGGGCGGCCATGAGCGACCTGCTGGACACCGAGGCCGACCTGCTGTCGCAGTGGCTGAGCACCCCGGGCCGGCGCGTGGACATCAGTGTGCAATGCCGCTATATCGATGCCCAGGGACAGGAGCGCACAACCCGGCTGTCGGCCCGGGAAATGCCCTGTGGCGGGTTTCGCGGTACGGCCACCGACGTCACCGAAGAAGTCGAAGCACGTCGGCGCATCGAGTACCTGTCTCAACACGACGCCCTGACCGGGCTGCCCAACCGCACACGCCTGCAGGCGTTCCTGGACGGCAAACTCAAGGCCCTGCCCGGCACCGAGCGGCCGCTGGTGATGCTCAGCCTCGACCTGGACCGCTTCAAGCCGGTCAATGACCTGCTCGGCCACGCCGCCGGTGACCGGGTGCTCAATCAAGTGTCCGGCCGCCTGGCCGCCTGCGTGCGCCACGGCGACCTGGTGGCTCGCGTCGGCGGCGATGAGTTTGTGCTGATCCTCAGCGACGCCGGCAGCCAGGATGAAGTCGAAAGCCTGTGCCTGCGCTTGATCGAGTCCATCGAGCAGGCGATCAAAATCGACGAACAAGAGGTGTTTATCAGTGCCAGTATCGGCATTGCCCTGGCGCCCACCGATGCCCGCGATGCCACCGAACTGCTGCGCTACGCCGATATCGCGCTGTATGAGGCCAAGGCGGCCGGGCGCAATACCTGGCGCTTTTACTCCGGGGACATGAATACGCGGATCATCGAGCGGCGGCGCCTGGAGAGCGATCTGCGCTTTGCGATCAAGCACGCCGAACTGCGCCTGCACTTCCAGCCGCGCTATCGCATCGCCGATGGGCAGATGGTCGGGGCCGAAGCCCTGGTGCGCTGGCAGCACCCGGTACGCGGGCTGATCGCCCCGGACACCTTTATTCCGATTGCCGAAGAATCGGGGCTGATCCTGGCGCTGAGTGACTGGGTACTGGCAACTGCCTGTGCGTGCGCGGCGCAGTGGCCCGACACGCTGTTCGTCTCGGTGAACCTGTCACCCACCGAGTTCAAGCGCGGCAACCTGGTGGAGCGCGTGCGCCACGCCCTGGACGCCTCGGGTATCGACCCTGCGCGCCTTGAGGTGGAAATGACCGAAAGCGTCATGCTCGAGGACGCCGTCGGCGCACTTGAGGTGATGCGCACGCTCAAGCAACTGGGCATCCGCATTGCCATGGATGACTTCGGCACCGGCTATTCGTCCCTCAGCTACCTGCGGGCGTTCCCGTTCGATGGTCTGAAAATCGACCGCAGCTTCCTCACCCGACTGGAGGAAAGCGAGGATGACAAGGCGATTATCCAAGCCATTGTCGGCTTGGGCCGTGCCCTTGCCCTGACGGTCACGGCCGAAGGCATCGAAACCGCTGAGCACCTGGCCATGCTCAAAAGCGTGGCGTGTGAAGAAGGCCAGGGCTACTTCCTCAGCCGACCGCTGGATATCGACGCATTCAACGGCTTGCTGGACGACTACTGCGCCGACGTCAGCGGAAAAAATGACTCGGGGTCTTGCCAAACTGTTTCTTGA
- a CDS encoding AraC family transcriptional regulator produces the protein MPVSRNSGGNHRKKGEMIKSLDKFLQEIDEGDWAVISSATDYPENWVIPDHSHEKHQLLYATEGVMVVHSAHNQWTVPPNRGFWMPCGHVHSLRCVGALKMRSVFVRPDSFPNLPTETKAVSISPLLSELIKASVSLKPPYTEDSRDARIMHLILDELALLPALPLSLPQPADLRIQQICLAWQEDPGDASTVADWSERLALDQKTIQRLFRKDTGMTFGQWRQQARLLLALERIAVGQKIIDVALELGYESPSAFTSMFKKQFGKTPSHFFR, from the coding sequence ATGCCTGTCTCGCGTAATTCGGGAGGCAACCATCGTAAAAAGGGCGAAATGATCAAATCACTGGATAAATTTTTGCAGGAAATCGATGAGGGCGACTGGGCTGTCATCAGTTCGGCCACCGATTATCCGGAAAACTGGGTGATCCCCGACCACAGTCACGAAAAGCATCAATTACTCTACGCCACCGAAGGCGTGATGGTGGTGCATTCGGCGCACAACCAGTGGACGGTACCGCCCAACCGCGGCTTCTGGATGCCCTGCGGGCACGTGCACTCCCTGCGCTGCGTGGGCGCCCTGAAAATGCGTAGCGTGTTCGTGCGCCCCGACAGTTTCCCCAACCTGCCGACCGAGACCAAGGCGGTGAGTATTTCGCCGCTGCTGAGCGAGCTGATCAAGGCCTCCGTGAGCTTGAAACCGCCCTATACCGAAGACTCCCGCGATGCGCGGATCATGCACCTGATCCTCGACGAGCTGGCGCTGTTGCCGGCCTTGCCGCTGTCGCTGCCGCAGCCCGCCGATCTGCGGATCCAGCAGATCTGCCTGGCGTGGCAGGAGGACCCGGGCGATGCCTCCACCGTGGCGGATTGGAGCGAGCGCCTGGCCCTCGACCAGAAAACCATCCAGCGCCTGTTCCGCAAGGACACCGGCATGACCTTCGGCCAATGGCGCCAGCAGGCGCGGCTGCTGCTGGCATTGGAGCGTATCGCGGTGGGGCAGAAGATTATCGACGTGGCCCTGGAGCTGGGCTACGAAAGCCCGAGTGCGTTTACCAGCATGTTCAAGAAACAGTTTGGCAAGACCCCGAGTCATTTTTTCCGCTGA
- a CDS encoding MFS transporter — MSTLTASPAATSSPPQVSPLVMRILGACALAHLINDLIQAVLPSIYPMLKANYGLTFTQVGLITLTFQLTASLLQPWIGYHTDRHPKPWLLPAGMVCTLVGILMLAFVGSFPAILLAAALVGVGSSTFHPETSRVARLASGGRYGLAQSTFQVGGNTGSALGPLLAAAIIIPYGQGNIAWFGLFAVFAILVLYGLSRWYRNHLNLFKLKQGGKATHGLSKGRVTFALVVLAVLVFSKYFYMTSLTSYFTFYLIEKFHLSVSSSQMYLFLFLGAVAVGTFAGGPIGDRIGRKKVIWFSILGAAPFTLALPYVDLFWTAVLSVVIGFILASAFSAIVVFAQELVPGNVGMIAGIFFGLMFGFSGIGAALLGLLADSHGIEYVYTLCSFLPLVGILTILLPSTKGV; from the coding sequence ATGTCGACCCTGACCGCATCACCTGCCGCCACCTCGAGTCCGCCCCAAGTAAGCCCCTTAGTCATGCGTATCCTCGGCGCCTGTGCCCTGGCGCACCTGATCAATGACCTGATCCAGGCCGTATTACCGTCGATCTACCCGATGCTCAAGGCCAACTACGGCCTGACGTTTACCCAGGTCGGCCTGATCACCCTGACGTTCCAGCTGACCGCCTCGCTGCTGCAACCCTGGATCGGCTACCACACCGACCGGCATCCCAAGCCGTGGCTGCTGCCGGCGGGCATGGTCTGCACCCTGGTCGGCATCCTGATGCTGGCGTTTGTCGGCAGCTTCCCGGCGATCCTGCTGGCGGCAGCCCTGGTGGGCGTCGGCTCATCGACCTTCCACCCGGAAACCTCGCGCGTCGCACGCCTGGCCTCCGGCGGGCGCTATGGCCTGGCGCAATCGACCTTCCAGGTCGGCGGCAACACCGGCAGCGCGTTGGGGCCGTTGCTCGCGGCGGCGATCATCATTCCTTACGGCCAGGGCAACATCGCCTGGTTCGGGCTGTTTGCCGTGTTCGCGATCCTGGTGCTGTACGGCTTGAGCCGCTGGTACCGCAACCACCTCAACCTGTTCAAGCTCAAGCAAGGCGGCAAAGCCACCCACGGCTTGTCCAAAGGCCGCGTGACGTTTGCCCTGGTGGTGCTGGCGGTGCTGGTGTTCTCCAAATACTTCTACATGACCAGCCTGACCAGCTACTTCACGTTCTACCTGATTGAAAAATTCCACCTGTCGGTATCGAGTTCTCAGATGTACCTGTTCCTGTTCCTCGGTGCAGTGGCCGTGGGCACCTTCGCGGGCGGGCCGATCGGCGACCGGATCGGGCGCAAGAAAGTCATCTGGTTCTCGATCCTCGGTGCCGCGCCGTTCACCCTGGCCCTGCCCTACGTAGACCTGTTCTGGACCGCCGTGCTCAGCGTGGTGATCGGCTTCATCCTCGCCTCGGCGTTCTCGGCCATCGTGGTGTTTGCCCAGGAACTGGTGCCCGGCAATGTCGGCATGATCGCCGGGATCTTTTTCGGCCTGATGTTCGGCTTCAGCGGGATCGGCGCGGCCTTGCTCGGACTGCTCGCCGACAGCCACGGCATCGAGTACGTCTACACACTGTGCTCGTTCCTGCCACTGGTGGGCATCCTGACGATACTGCTGCCGTCGACCAAAGGCGTCTAG
- a CDS encoding GGDEF domain-containing protein, producing MTLDPPTILALTVALAAAAALYLAIEWRSVREPSLLFWSAGFATITVGSTLALLRINGYLLIGIWFANGLLVAAHCLFLLGVARFTQVRLSPRWWLLLAVWLGMLMLPTDLPWSKAMLGVQSLLVALPTLRASFLLRPHGRSLSIGAVQLRYVLLVHGMFYVAKALSVVIPGTLIDLAAFKGEIIQVSLVEGAMAIMLIALSMTGSERYRREQQIARLAARDPLTALYNRRALDLRAPRLLAQVSAQQPGALLLIDIDNFKSVNDLHGHTAGDRVLIALSEMIRAVVPRGALAARLGGDEFVILLNPASTEQIVELGSSLREQFQQLAAQTFATPAPVTLSIGATLFDQPPASLAALIEQGDTTLYESKRGGRDSIRLVDRTGAYRS from the coding sequence ATGACGCTCGACCCTCCTACGATTTTGGCACTCACCGTTGCCCTGGCCGCCGCTGCTGCCCTGTACCTGGCCATAGAATGGCGCAGCGTACGCGAACCTTCGCTGCTGTTCTGGAGCGCCGGTTTCGCCACCATCACCGTCGGCTCCACCTTGGCCCTGCTGCGCATCAATGGCTACCTGCTCATCGGCATCTGGTTTGCCAACGGCTTGCTGGTGGCCGCGCACTGCCTGTTCTTGCTCGGGGTCGCGCGCTTTACCCAGGTACGCCTGTCGCCGCGGTGGTGGCTGCTGCTGGCCGTGTGGCTGGGCATGCTGATGCTCCCGACCGACCTGCCGTGGTCCAAAGCCATGTTGGGCGTGCAGTCGCTGCTGGTCGCGCTGCCGACCCTGCGCGCCAGTTTCCTGCTGCGGCCCCACGGCCGATCATTGAGCATCGGCGCGGTGCAACTGCGTTATGTGCTGCTGGTCCACGGCATGTTCTACGTGGCCAAGGCGCTGTCGGTGGTGATCCCTGGCACCTTGATCGACCTTGCGGCGTTCAAGGGCGAGATCATCCAGGTGTCCCTGGTGGAAGGCGCCATGGCGATCATGCTGATTGCGCTGTCGATGACCGGCTCGGAACGCTACCGCCGCGAACAGCAGATCGCCCGCCTCGCCGCCCGCGACCCGCTCACCGCCCTCTACAACCGCCGCGCCCTCGACCTGCGCGCGCCGCGCCTGCTGGCCCAGGTGTCGGCGCAACAACCGGGCGCACTGCTGCTGATCGATATCGACAACTTCAAGTCGGTGAACGACCTCCACGGCCATACCGCCGGCGACCGTGTGCTGATCGCCTTGAGCGAGATGATTCGCGCAGTCGTGCCCCGAGGCGCGCTGGCCGCACGTTTGGGCGGTGATGAGTTTGTGATCCTGCTTAACCCGGCCTCGACCGAGCAGATCGTCGAACTGGGCAGCAGCCTGCGCGAGCAGTTCCAGCAACTGGCCGCACAAACCTTTGCCACGCCCGCGCCGGTGACCCTGAGCATCGGCGCCACCCTGTTCGACCAGCCGCCGGCCAGCCTGGCGGCGCTGATCGAACAGGGAGATACCACGCTGTATGAATCCAAGCGTGGCGGACGGGACAGCATTCGGTTGGTGGATCGGACCGGGGCCTACAGGTCGTAA
- the iolG gene encoding inositol 2-dehydrogenase codes for MLRIAVLGAGRIARIHAANVAAHPNATLVLVADPWREGVDALSRQLGCEAAYDCAAVLTRKDIDAVVIGTPTDTHIDLLLAAVAEGKAVLCEKPIDLDIAKARSAAQAVERQGGKVMLGFNRRFDPDMLRLRQALDAGQIGAVRQVIITSRDPGLAPRDYLEHSGGILRDMTIHDFDTARHLLGEEPVEVAAIASRLVDPSLEQIDDYDSVMVLLRTASGKQCHINCCRQAVYGYDQRVEVSGALGVLLTDNHRPSTLRHWSADHTEALEPLQHFFLERYADAYRNELTRFIDALNSGQALPTSVRDGLYALHLADCALESVRTGRCVAVSYDL; via the coding sequence ATGCTACGTATCGCTGTTCTAGGTGCCGGGCGCATCGCCAGGATCCACGCCGCCAATGTCGCCGCCCACCCGAATGCCACGCTGGTGCTGGTGGCCGATCCCTGGCGCGAAGGCGTCGATGCCCTCAGCCGCCAACTGGGCTGCGAGGCGGCCTACGATTGCGCCGCCGTCCTCACGCGCAAAGACATCGACGCCGTGGTCATCGGCACCCCTACCGACACCCATATCGACCTGCTGTTGGCGGCGGTCGCCGAGGGCAAGGCGGTACTCTGCGAGAAGCCCATCGACCTCGATATCGCCAAGGCCCGCAGCGCCGCCCAGGCCGTGGAGCGCCAGGGCGGCAAGGTGATGCTCGGCTTCAATCGCCGTTTCGACCCCGACATGCTGCGCCTGCGCCAGGCCCTGGATGCCGGCCAGATCGGCGCAGTGCGCCAAGTGATCATCACCAGTCGCGACCCAGGCCTGGCCCCGCGGGACTACCTGGAACACTCCGGTGGCATCCTGCGCGACATGACCATCCACGACTTCGACACCGCCCGCCACCTGCTCGGCGAAGAACCGGTGGAAGTCGCCGCCATCGCCAGCCGCCTGGTGGACCCGAGCCTGGAACAGATCGACGACTACGACAGCGTGATGGTCCTGCTGCGTACCGCCTCCGGCAAGCAATGCCATATCAACTGCTGCCGCCAGGCGGTATACGGTTACGACCAGCGCGTGGAAGTCTCCGGCGCCCTTGGCGTGCTGCTCACCGACAACCATCGCCCCAGCACCCTGCGCCACTGGAGCGCCGACCACACCGAAGCGCTGGAACCGTTGCAGCATTTCTTCCTGGAGCGTTACGCCGATGCCTATCGCAATGAGCTGACCCGGTTTATCGATGCGCTGAACAGCGGCCAGGCACTGCCCACCAGTGTGCGCGACGGGTTGTATGCGCTGCATCTGGCCGATTGTGCGTTGGAGTCGGTGAGAACGGGGAGGTGCGTGGCGGTCAGTTACGACCTGTAG